The sequence below is a genomic window from Lolium perenne isolate Kyuss_39 chromosome 7, Kyuss_2.0, whole genome shotgun sequence.
TACTGAAGCAGAATACAAGGCTGTTGCTAATGCCACTGCAGAGCTCATTTGGGTACAGTCGTTGCTGCGAGAGTTGAGAATTTCTCAACCACGGCCTCCAGTCCTTTGGTGTGATAACATCGGTGCCATATACCTCTCCGCTAATCCGGTATTTCATGCCCGAACGAAACACATCGAAGTTGACTTTCACTTTGTACGGGAACGTGTTGCACAGAAGCTACTACACATCAAGTTCATCTcttccaaagatcaacttgcagaCATCTTCACCAAGCCACTGCCTTTACCACAGTTTGAGGCTTGTAGGTGCAATCTTACCCTTCTAGATTCTTTACGAAGTGGctaagattgagggagggtgttagacttTGTATTGTAGTCCATCTGTGTATTATACCATGTACACTTGTATAtcaatatatatatgtgataggcCACCCCTTTGAGGGTTGAGCCAGTTCCCACAATAATCATACGTCTTACAGTTCTGATCATGATCCTTAAACTGCCGGCTGGAGATACGAAGAGAAAAGGAGAAACAACCCAATGGTCGCATCCAGCGCTGTGCTGATAAGGCAGAGAACGGGGCATCTTGCATGTTTGAGCAATTCATTCAGCGCCGTAGAAACAGAATATATATCTACAACTCCCTTTTGTTGAGTTGCTTTGGCATCACCGTTATGTGTTAAGTTTACACGCGCGGCCACAAATTTGGTGATTGTCTCGTATGATTGTTCATCTTATCGAACGAGGTCAGTAAAATGATCTTTTAAAAATGCCACTACATTATCAATCTTTGGGTCTTTTTTATTCCAACGGTTTATGTAatgacttgtttgatttgtaTAATTGTATGTTATAAAAAAAGATTCGAGTTTCAAATATCAAGTGTTATTAAATTTTTAGACGAAAGTTTCAAAATGAgcccgactttgaattaacaaagtcaTCAACCGGCCAGCAGTTACAACAGATAAACACAAGCaaagaaaaaaaataacaaaagACTACACCAAATAGCCAAGTCGAACAAAAACGTCAGCTTGATCTAGGTTGACGGTGCCTTCTCTTTTGTTGCACGGGAGACACCTCGACCATGTCCACGAACCTGAGAAGCATTGTGATCTATCCCCAACTAGGCTAACCTGCTGGACACATACTAGATCTGGAACCATGCCATCCAGGTTGGCCCGGCCCGACCCATATCCAGACGCCACCACCCACGCTAGATCCCACGACACCTTGACCAGTGCGACCACCATGGTCAGAGGTTAACCACGCACGCAAGGGTCGCATGCCTAGCCCGTGTGCCAGATCCACCAACGATTTAGGTGCCACACCCACGAGCAGGGCATGCGCCGGGCGGCATGGTGTGGCAAAGGACCATCGTATCGAGGCACCGCACGCAACAAGTCGACGGGGACCTACATAGCAAGACGACGAGGCTGCCACAGCAACGGCTAGATCTAGCGCGGAAACTCCCTACGCTCGAGAAGGAGGGAGGGAGGCAGGGAAGGAGGACGAGGGTTGCTAAAAGAAATGCCATCGGTGGCGATGACGGCTAGGAGGGGAGGGGGACGAGCGGCACGGGGCTGGGGAAGGGACACGGAAGCCAGCGGTTCACTACTCTCTTTCTTTTTGCGAATTAGATGGTAAGTTTGGCTCGATTTTTGTTATTGAATCCAACCACTTGAAAGATTCAATGTTTTTTTCAAGGTGTAACCAGACACAATTAGGTGCAAGTTCTTGTAGTATCTAAATCCCGTATGACCCAAAAGAAAAAAGACATGATAAAGGAATGGCTGTTCGTACATGTACATTTGCCACATAAGATTCATCAAAAAAGGGTATTGCCTCGTAGGACCGTCGGGCGAGACGTCGTGAGGCTAGTGCACCTAAGGATGATAGAATATCCGTTGCTTGCAACACGGTTCACGTGGCATGATTTTCCTCTGAACATTGTAGTGCTATAAAGGAGCACGTGCAAACCAGTCGGCAATAAAAAGCGCCCAAtcatgccgttgaccccgcatcaGCATTTGATTTAACCTCCACTGAAGTTTCCTGGAAAAATAAAATCCACGGAGTTTGAATCTTGTGGCGGCTGTGAAACCACCGGGAATCTTTCGGTTTTCACATCACAGCAGCTGGTGGCCAGTGGTCATTCTGTCCCGGACCTGCATCAGCTTTCGACAAATCAGCTTACCATCATCATCAGCAGCACCCAACTCCAGATCGTTCGTCCCAAACCACATCATGTCGACACGATCAAAGTTCACCTGGAATGAATTATGGAATTCTTAGCTTCAAAGCAAGGGAAAAATGCTTTCTTGGCGTCGACACGGAAACACCGATCAGATCGGCCTGTCAACTCGCATCAAGTTTTCTTCGCCTCTTTCTTTCACATTTGCTTTGTGTTGCTTGCAAGAGCTTATAACATTTTTACATCATCAATCAAAACTAATCTTAGCTCTGGTAATCAAATAGCTCGATCGAAGAAACACGTACATGGCAAAAAGTATTTACATTTGATCTTTGCCAACGGACGGCCAAAAAAAAGGAGAGAAATGGAGTTTCTTCCCGGTCAAACTTAGAATCATCATCGGACGGCAGAGGCGACGTTGTGCGCCCAGAGGCGGAGGTGCTCCTTGAGGTCGGCGCCGCCGTCGGCCGCCGGGATCCTGAAGGTGCTGAGCACCCTCCtcacctccgcctcctcgtcctcccACGCCTCGGACAGGTACGGCCTCCTCCTCGGCGCCGACGCCGAGGCCGCCCTGGTTCTGCAAGCCTCCTCCTCGGCGcacgccgccgcggccgccgcctcgGCTTTCTTGGCCTCTTTCTCCTCGGCCGCGCGCAGCCGGCGGAGGCCCGGCACGATGGAGGCGAGCTCGGCGTCGACGTCGGCCTCGGAGAAGGTGAAGCCGAGGTCCCGCAGGCCCTTGACCTCCTCGAACTCCAGCTCCGACAGGCTCCGCCCGCGCGCCTGCTGCTTCCGCCTCCTCCctcccgcccgccgccgccgctccggctGCAGCTGCGGCGCCGGCGCGGCCAGCCCGTCCTTCCCGGACAGGATGGTCTCGAGCCTGGCGCGGTGGGCGTGGGGGATCTTGAGCGGCTCCAGCGTGTCGAAGGTGGCGGTCTTCGCCTCGTCGCTCCGCGTCCGGCGGTGCCGCAGCCCGGTCGGAGCCCGCTGCAGCTCCCGGTTGCTCTCCGCCGGTGCCTGccccggctgctgctgctgctcgagcgcaggcggcggcggtgtTGGGGGCAGAGGCGCGGGGGCAGGGGAGTAGCTGTGGAGCACGAGGCGGTGGAACCAGTAGGTGTCGTAGAGCGCGatggcctcctccgccgccgccactgctGGCTGCGGGCGCTCCATTCTGGTGAGGGAGCGTCGGGTTTCTGGACGGGATTTGCTGTGGTGGTGGCGTTGGGCGCGGCGGCGGGCGAGGTTTATATACAGCGGAGCGCGGTGGCGCGTCGGTCGGGGCGTGCACACGGTCACGGTAATTGCATTGCAAACGCGGGAAAATTAGGGTGGTCGTGTCAGCGACTCGGCGAGCgggcattttttttttttttttgcaggacGGCGAGCGGGCATAGAAGGTTCTGACTTGTTCTGAGGCTGCTTGGCCGTTACGTACGTACAGGTAATTTGTACTGCTTTTGCGCACGTATTCGGTATTGCTGACGATCTCAGACTTCCTAGCTGATGTGTGTGCCTGTGTCATCATGTGGTAGGAAATTCCGTGCATTGTGTTCGTCGAAAGCGCAGTTGCTATCTATGCCGATGTTTCGTGGATGTAGAAAGGGCATGTACGCTGCAGCATAAAGCTCTCATAACTAAACCCCTCGTGTACAATCGACGGGCGTTGTCGATTAAGTTGTGTGCGAGGCGGGAACTTTTTTCTTGACCCTTCCCTTCTCGGCTGGATAAAGTACAATTTTAGTTCAAATCCAAACATATGTAGCGTGCATATGTAAGTCTAGACAATGGAGCACGGCCTTTCTACCGTGCACGCTATGTAGCGTGCATGCTTTCTTGCTTCGAATCATGTTTTCCGATGTTTCATCGAAACTGGAATAAATGGTATTCGCTGAAACTCGTTGAAACGATGCACGTTAGGTAGCATGCACGGTAGAAAGACATTTCTCTTAAAAAAAATAGCGTGTTCTCCCATCCAATCAAGGTTAGGTGAAGAGAGAACCTAGTCAAGATGATGAAGGTCCTCCAATATGTTCCCCTGGCCGTGGCTAGGGTTAACCAGCTAGATATATTTTTCTAAAGACAAGCATGAACAAAGGGCGTGTTCTGGATTTGCTGTATGGCTCTTCTTTGGGCTTTGTGGAATACTAGAAACAAATTTATCATTGAGGGAAAATTCCCCTCGTAACCGGCTGATGTTCTAGATAAAATGTACATGTATATTCAGGTATGAAGGCCAGTGGCTAGGAGGGCCGACCGTGGAGCTCTGGAGATGACAGCAGACCGGATTAAAGCGATTCACGCTACAGTTCGGGAGGGACCACCGTCACCGTGATCTTGTTGTGTCCCTTGTACCCGTAGTTTGTGTCGCTTGTGTAGTTGGGGCTACCAGGTGGGTTTCTTGTAGCTGTGCGGATCTTGTTTGTTGGGTGGGTCGAAGACCCCTTCCTGATAATTGTTTGTGTGGGTGAGGTGCATTGGTGTGCATGTGTTGTATAACTCTATTTGGTGCCGTTGTTGCTTTATTAAGTTAAAGTAGGGCTCAGTTTGAGCTTGCCGTCTAAAAAAACAAATTTGCAACGGTAAGATGTTTCATAGATTCATCCATTTGGTTTGTATTCAACATTAAACCTTATTTGTTATATATGGCATTTGGTGTGctgacggaaagcaaattgtatttCATAGCTTTATTGGCTGGATGCATGCGTACAATGCAAATAAAATGATCACAAAGCAACGCTAATTTGCATTTTATGACATTGCTCTTCGGTGATGTTTTCGTCGGCTGGAATTGAGAGTTGTTTGCATGAGAACAAACAATGTCGTAGGAGATGGGATCACTAAGAGCGAACATCCCTTAGCAATGTGAATATTCCACACCTAGTTGCACACACACCCTATTATCGAATATCATATTTCCAAGTTTTTTAAAAAATGCAAAATAATTTATTGACAAAAGGTATGttgtatgttgtgaaaatttgttcTTTTTTTTGCACGATACACATTATCATTTTTTTTGGATGGAACTTTatagatgcacaagatacaatATAATGTATGCCAACGATTTATTTTACATTTTTTAAAACTTTGGAAAGTGCCATGCGCAAGATGAAATACAACCACAACTAGTTGCAAATTTTAGTTTCTATGGCTTTAGCGCCTGTTTTGGTAAGGGGCGCTGATGTTTACTGCCACCATCTGCACCTAAAGGGGGGCTAATGATCTTTATTGTTTAATCTTTATATGTACTCCCTTCATTTCAAAGAATAAGGCACtgttgtttttcatgttttttgtttCACCAAAATTTATTTCAAATATGTAATGATTATTGGTATAAAATTAGCATCATcaaaaagtgtttttcaatatGAATCCAATGATACTAATTACGTAGAATGTAATTAAAATATTGTTGCTTAATTTTTCAATCTAAGTTCATCTAAAAATAAGTGTGTGCCTTATTCATGAAAAAAGAAGGTACTCCCTCCATCTACAAAAAGATGTCTTAATTTTGTCAAAACTTAAATGTATTTAAACTTATTGTAGTatttagatacatctaaatttagccaAGGTTCATACATGCTTTTATAGATGGAGAGAGTAGTACATATTAGTTAGATGGTGCATTCCCGTGGTTCTAAATAATCCACGGGTGAAGCAGAAACCAACAATAAAAATGGATGAGACGCAAGCTCGAAACCAAGAGATCCATGTCGTTTAGCAGATGTCCAGGTGACTTGGCCGAGGACCGCAAAGAGGTGTTGCTTTCTTGCTGAGTCAGACATGTTTCCCGCGAACGCACGGTACGAGAGACAGACCCCAGCTGCACGTTGAGTATAACTAACAGTTGCCGCATCGTTGTCATCGCAAATCCACAACAGCTGCCCCCTCCCAACTAGAGTAGATCCGTCGGAACATGCATGACCTGCATATAGTTCGTGGTGTACGTGCTTTTGGGGTGTGTGAAAATAACGGAAACTCCTGCAGTCCTGCTGATATCCAACATCTACCAATCAAGGATCGAGACACCCCAATCGATTACATTCAACGTCCCAGAGCGGAACACTGTACTACCTCCCTCGCAAATAAGAGGATATATAATTTTTTTAAGATAAATTGTGAAGTGAAGTAAAATATACTCGTcccgtccataaaaggatgtcaaAGATTTACCTAAATTtaaatgtatatatatacactaaatgtatctagatacatttaaaCTCGAGCAAATTTGCGATATTTTTTTAGACAGAGCTAGTAGTATGATGGAAAGGTGTCACTCACCATCCCCCTCTTTTTTAATTCCTAACGTCCTTCTCTTAATTCGCCACCTCCAACGAGCCAAGTCAATGTACAGTACAAAATAAAGGCGACCATCTGTTAAATATTACTCGACTTGATTCTCGATGCAAGGAGCGAGAAGCTTTTTTCATTTTTAAATTATGTTGAGAAAATAGAAATACACTCTTTTATGGGTAAATTTTTAGGTTAAACGTCCAATTATTTGTGAGGGGGTACTTTCTTAGTTTATATTTACCTCACGCGACCTCATGTTCTGTCAAAGTCAAATTTtacaaaatttgacaaaaaaacaCAGGAAAATATTAGTATCCATATTATCAAATACATGTAATATGTAATATATTTTATGAAGATTCTACCACCATAGTTTTTGAGTATTATAGATGTTGATATTGTTCGTAAATATTTATTTAATTGTTTTAAAAATGATTTTGACTAAACCTAGAATGCGAGCTAAATTAAAA
It includes:
- the LOC127314123 gene encoding uncharacterized protein, which translates into the protein MERPQPAVAAAEEAIALYDTYWFHRLVLHSYSPAPAPLPPTPPPPALEQQQQPGQAPAESNRELQRAPTGLRHRRTRSDEAKTATFDTLEPLKIPHAHRARLETILSGKDGLAAPAPQLQPERRRRAGGRRRKQQARGRSLSELEFEEVKGLRDLGFTFSEADVDAELASIVPGLRRLRAAEEKEAKKAEAAAAAACAEEEACRTRAASASAPRRRPYLSEAWEDEEAEVRRVLSTFRIPAADGGADLKEHLRLWAHNVASAVR